In Carya illinoinensis cultivar Pawnee chromosome 9, C.illinoinensisPawnee_v1, whole genome shotgun sequence, the following are encoded in one genomic region:
- the LOC122276966 gene encoding zinc finger protein AZF1-like — MVMGMSMEMKMKMNWKSTPRGFEPQTQTKISKKPYEYICKTCNKTFPTFQALGGHRSSHNKDQNTKAVEPSIAIQQKKDDTDPTIKVEETREFGEHASLHICNLCYKNFPTGQALGCHKKRHWVAAQSADARAPSSEAVVEDSRTAAALTFVQSPLTEEAADQAGRKVMDFHMNKPNVKED, encoded by the coding sequence ATGGTCATGGGAATGAgtatggagatgaagatgaagatgaattgGAAGTCTACACCGAGAGGTTTTGAGCCTCAAACTCAGACAAAGATATCCAAGAAGCCTTATGAATATATATGCAAGACTTGCAACAAAACATTCCCAACATTTCAAGCATTGGGAGGTCATAGATCCAGCCATAACAAAGATCAGAATACCAAAGCTGTGGAACCGTCGATTGCCATACAACAGAAAAAGGATGACACTGATCCCACTATCAAAGTTGAAGAAACGAGGGAATTTGGAGAACATGCATCTTTGCACATATGCAACCTATGCTACAAAAATTTCCCAACGGGTCAAGCTCTTGGTTGTCATAAGAAGCGACACTGGGTGGCAGCACAATCAGCAGATGCTCGAGCACCAAGCAGTGAAGCCGTGGTTGAGGATAGTCGGACAGCTGCTGCTCTTACATTTGTACAATCGCCATTGACGGAGGAAGCAGCTGATCAGGCTGGTCGCAAAGTGATGGACTTCCATATGAATAAACCCAATGTGAAAGAGGATTAA